The following are encoded in a window of Telmatobacter sp. DSM 110680 genomic DNA:
- a CDS encoding methyl-accepting chemotaxis protein, which produces MSAIRNIPIGRKFAIAFGIVCTLSLGFGAYTFNTFRSIHNLNEDVSANGFPAFIALAEMRGGLAELRLNDMNLLLCQTPACSIEQNKARLQAVEAYRSGLKVYEPTVSYPGEREIFEKLTAEVARYREASDRANMFIAQSKRREAVDQVLSSATSASFNDAIASLSDDMELNVKYGLEESKQTTSESIRAAWIQVFATVLIVTLCILVGTILTRVVAPRVARGTAMLERLAAKDLTAFVKVTGTDEIGRLGVAMNRCAETIRTLLQEVGRGADTLSAATTEITARAVQSAGNAHAQSNKTNQIAAAAQEMTATIAEISHNAESAAAASRISAETADQGGAVMEAAAATMEKIAVATGTVAEKMTSLAHRSEEIGKVVGVIQEISEQTNLLALNAAIEAARAGEHGRGFAVVAGEVRRLAERTKGATEEIATTIRSIQDETHSTLEVMQQSSAAVENGMNETGRARKSLEATIEASREVEHQIQLIASAATQQTSASSEISESAGNISQLATESAQGAEEAVEALKSLASLASNLDGMIRQFQFEATTDQQEMGFQHRSAFTNETRPAHA; this is translated from the coding sequence ATGTCTGCAATTCGAAATATTCCCATCGGGCGCAAATTTGCAATCGCTTTCGGGATCGTTTGTACGCTCTCCCTTGGCTTTGGGGCCTACACCTTCAATACGTTTCGCTCAATCCACAACCTGAATGAGGACGTCAGTGCAAACGGATTTCCGGCCTTCATCGCTCTCGCAGAGATGAGGGGAGGACTCGCCGAGCTTAGGCTCAACGACATGAACCTGCTCCTGTGCCAGACTCCCGCATGTTCAATCGAACAAAACAAGGCACGCCTGCAGGCGGTGGAAGCCTATCGAAGCGGACTCAAGGTGTACGAACCAACCGTCAGCTACCCAGGAGAACGCGAAATCTTTGAGAAACTCACCGCTGAGGTCGCCCGTTACAGAGAAGCAAGTGACCGTGCAAACATGTTCATCGCGCAATCGAAGAGGAGAGAGGCCGTCGATCAGGTGTTGTCGTCCGCTACATCAGCTTCCTTCAATGACGCGATAGCTTCGTTGAGCGATGACATGGAGTTGAACGTGAAGTATGGTCTAGAGGAATCTAAGCAGACCACCAGTGAGAGCATCCGCGCAGCGTGGATTCAGGTCTTTGCCACAGTACTGATTGTCACGCTCTGTATTCTCGTGGGCACCATACTTACGCGGGTCGTTGCTCCGCGCGTCGCAAGGGGGACCGCAATGCTCGAGCGCCTCGCTGCGAAAGATCTGACAGCATTCGTAAAGGTGACCGGCACCGACGAAATCGGTCGTCTAGGGGTTGCGATGAACCGATGCGCCGAAACCATCCGCACCCTGCTGCAAGAGGTCGGGCGTGGTGCAGACACTCTCTCGGCTGCTACCACCGAGATCACTGCTCGCGCCGTACAATCTGCCGGCAATGCCCATGCGCAGTCGAATAAAACCAACCAGATCGCCGCAGCCGCGCAGGAGATGACCGCCACCATCGCCGAAATCAGCCACAACGCCGAGAGCGCTGCCGCCGCCAGCCGCATCTCCGCTGAAACCGCCGACCAAGGCGGGGCCGTGATGGAGGCCGCTGCGGCCACCATGGAAAAAATTGCCGTAGCAACTGGCACCGTCGCCGAAAAAATGACCTCCCTCGCTCATCGCTCTGAGGAAATCGGCAAGGTGGTCGGGGTCATTCAGGAGATCAGCGAACAGACCAATCTGCTGGCCCTCAATGCCGCCATCGAAGCTGCCCGCGCCGGCGAACATGGCCGCGGCTTTGCTGTCGTCGCCGGCGAGGTCCGTCGACTCGCAGAACGCACCAAGGGCGCGACCGAAGAGATTGCCACAACCATCCGCAGTATCCAGGACGAGACCCACAGTACCCTCGAAGTCATGCAGCAAAGCAGCGCAGCCGTCGAAAACGGCATGAACGAAACAGGCCGCGCACGCAAAAGTCTAGAAGCCACCATCGAAGCTTCCCGAGAGGTTGAGCATCAAATTCAGTTAATTGCCTCGGCAGCGACGCAGCAGACCTCCGCGTCGAGCGAAATCTCGGAGTCTGCCGGAAACATCTCTCAGCTCGCAACGGAAAGCGCACAAGGCGCGGAAGAAGCGGTTGAAGCCCTCAAAAGCCTCGCCTCCCTCGCCAGCAATCTCGACGGCATGATCCGCCAATTCCAATTCGAGGCGACAACCGACCAGCAGGAAATGGGCTTCCAACA
- a CDS encoding acetylxylan esterase, translating into MAALSNSRTARIAVVLAFVLAMTYRGSAQTAVLPDTSATLSAPPHLTAVQDRRRLLGLLGLSELDLRPAPAGDARSPHATNYDEAKANVYPKLPDPLVFKSGRPVKTQADWSMRKREIWEDFDREVLGRSPVSMPEVEWHVLSTVHEKYGGVDVITKRLAGRVGPWMKTPIEFNIDLLLTVPANATGPVPVMMELAFEKDFQLATIGPLDSYVPTPWGVDGKLVVQQGWGFAILNPVSYQKDDGSGLAEGIIGLSNLGQPRKLDDWGVLKAWAWGAGQALTYFEGDKAVDAKQVGLAGHSRFGKAALVAMAYDPRFVIGYISSSGEGGAKLYRHIYGEQIPNVASASLYHWFDGNFLRHAGKLNAGDLPVDNHELIALCAPRPLFIGSGADTGDGYANPHGDAWADPRGMFLAEVAAGPVYRLLGANDLGTTQFPQVGTPLVAGQLAFRQHDGGHTPQPNWPYFLKFASRYLHAPGAAAAAH; encoded by the coding sequence ATGGCAGCATTGTCGAATAGTCGTACCGCGCGGATCGCTGTTGTTCTGGCTTTTGTGCTGGCAATGACTTATCGCGGTTCAGCGCAGACGGCGGTTCTGCCGGATACCAGCGCGACGCTTTCCGCTCCACCGCATTTGACCGCGGTGCAGGACCGGCGCCGTCTATTGGGACTGCTGGGGCTGAGTGAATTGGATTTGCGGCCGGCACCGGCTGGGGATGCGCGATCGCCGCACGCCACCAACTACGATGAAGCAAAAGCGAACGTTTATCCCAAGTTGCCGGATCCGCTGGTATTCAAAAGCGGTCGGCCTGTGAAGACGCAGGCGGACTGGTCCATGCGTAAGAGGGAGATTTGGGAAGATTTCGATCGCGAGGTGCTGGGGAGGTCGCCGGTATCTATGCCGGAAGTGGAGTGGCATGTGCTGAGCACTGTCCACGAGAAGTACGGCGGGGTGGATGTGATCACCAAGCGGCTCGCCGGACGAGTGGGGCCGTGGATGAAAACTCCGATTGAATTCAACATTGATTTGCTGCTTACGGTCCCAGCAAATGCAACAGGTCCCGTTCCGGTGATGATGGAATTGGCGTTTGAGAAGGATTTTCAACTCGCGACGATTGGACCGCTTGACAGCTACGTGCCGACGCCATGGGGAGTGGATGGGAAGCTGGTAGTGCAACAAGGATGGGGATTCGCGATTTTAAACCCGGTGAGTTATCAGAAGGATGATGGGTCAGGGTTGGCCGAAGGCATTATTGGGTTGAGCAACCTGGGACAGCCGCGGAAGCTTGATGACTGGGGAGTCTTGAAAGCGTGGGCGTGGGGTGCGGGACAGGCGCTCACGTATTTTGAAGGCGACAAGGCTGTCGATGCGAAGCAGGTGGGGCTTGCAGGACATTCGCGATTCGGCAAGGCAGCGTTGGTTGCAATGGCATACGATCCGAGGTTTGTGATTGGGTACATCAGTTCATCTGGAGAAGGCGGAGCCAAACTATATCGGCATATCTACGGTGAGCAGATTCCGAACGTTGCCAGCGCTTCGCTGTATCACTGGTTCGATGGGAATTTTCTGCGGCATGCAGGGAAGCTGAACGCAGGGGATTTGCCGGTAGATAATCACGAACTGATCGCATTGTGTGCACCGCGACCGTTGTTTATCGGTAGCGGCGCTGACACTGGCGATGGCTATGCTAATCCCCACGGGGATGCGTGGGCCGATCCGCGCGGGATGTTTCTGGCAGAGGTAGCTGCGGGGCCGGTTTATCGCTTGCTGGGCGCGAACGATCTAGGTACCACGCAATTTCCGCAGGTTGGTACGCCGCTTGTAGCGGGTCAACTGGCATTTCGGCAGCACGACGGCGGGCATACGCCACAGCCGAACTGGCCGTACTTTCTGAAATTCGCCAGTAGATATCTGCATGCGCCGGGTGCTGCGGCAGCAGCACACTGA
- a CDS encoding cellulase family glycosylhydrolase codes for MLMAISITAATPAQQILIAPPLHTESYHILDSAGHTIRLTSVNWYGFDQKEYVAGGLDHVPVAQIIQKISEIGVNSVRLPWANETFEHDPVPPAYAVSANPQFKGMRAMQIMDAVIAALAEAHIMVILDNHVSRADWCCSEDDGNGLWYNAEYPESHWLDDWKAMAHRYRNQPWVVGADLRNELRSSAAWGGSDPKHDWHAAAERGAKAVLAGNPRLLIMVESPEYSTNFTGFDKLPVKLLIPHRLVYSPHAYYDQRHTFATSEEMKQVYDTRVGFLLHTKPAVPLWIGEFGTCQDLDCGANAVWFRMFTKLLQDNSQLSWSYWALNGTQSSGASRKYNTVETYGLLSPDYKNIAAPKIVELFRTIETPPSP; via the coding sequence ATGCTGATGGCCATCAGCATAACGGCAGCTACGCCGGCGCAGCAGATACTCATCGCTCCGCCTCTTCACACTGAGAGCTATCACATTCTCGATTCCGCCGGCCATACCATTCGCCTCACATCCGTCAATTGGTACGGCTTCGACCAGAAGGAATATGTCGCCGGCGGACTTGACCATGTTCCAGTCGCGCAGATCATTCAGAAAATCAGCGAAATTGGCGTGAATTCCGTGCGCCTTCCCTGGGCAAACGAAACATTCGAGCACGACCCCGTGCCGCCAGCCTACGCCGTCAGCGCCAATCCGCAGTTCAAAGGCATGCGTGCCATGCAGATCATGGACGCCGTCATCGCCGCTCTCGCCGAGGCACACATCATGGTCATTCTCGACAACCACGTCAGCCGCGCGGACTGGTGCTGCAGCGAGGACGACGGCAACGGCCTCTGGTACAACGCCGAATATCCTGAATCCCACTGGCTCGACGATTGGAAAGCCATGGCGCACCGCTATCGCAACCAACCCTGGGTCGTCGGTGCCGATCTGCGCAACGAGCTTCGCAGCAGCGCGGCCTGGGGCGGCTCCGATCCGAAACACGATTGGCATGCAGCCGCCGAGCGCGGGGCGAAAGCTGTCCTCGCCGGCAATCCGCGTTTGCTCATCATGGTCGAAAGTCCTGAATACTCCACCAACTTCACCGGCTTCGATAAGCTGCCCGTAAAACTGCTTATCCCCCATCGACTCGTCTATTCACCGCACGCCTACTACGACCAGCGTCACACTTTCGCCACATCCGAGGAGATGAAGCAGGTCTACGACACGCGCGTCGGTTTTCTGCTGCACACCAAGCCTGCAGTCCCACTCTGGATCGGCGAATTCGGCACTTGCCAGGATTTGGACTGTGGGGCCAACGCCGTCTGGTTTCGCATGTTCACCAAGCTTCTGCAAGACAACAGCCAATTGTCGTGGAGCTACTGGGCTCTGAACGGCACGCAATCCAGCGGCGCGTCGCGAAAGTACAACACAGTCGAAACCTACGGCCTGCTGTCACCGGATTACAAGAACATTGCGGCTCCAAAGATCGTCGAACTGTTTCGCACGATTGAGACGCCACCGTCACCATAG
- a CDS encoding GNAT family N-acetyltransferase, which yields MNSDIVPKLSIRAATSADRPRLIAMINAAFAIETFLEGTRTDDERLAAMMQKGEILIAEDDDGHILASIYSELRGSRGYLGMLAVHPAHQRGGLGRQMLAAAEDRFRMQGCQAIDITVLSLRPELLPIYRRFGFVETGVEKFHPTQPLKDGKDCHCIIMSKTI from the coding sequence ATGAATAGCGATATTGTCCCAAAACTCTCGATCCGCGCCGCAACATCTGCAGACCGTCCGCGTCTCATCGCCATGATTAATGCGGCATTCGCAATCGAAACCTTCCTCGAAGGCACCCGCACCGACGACGAGCGCCTCGCCGCAATGATGCAAAAAGGCGAGATCCTCATTGCGGAAGATGACGACGGCCATATACTAGCCTCCATATACTCTGAACTCCGCGGAAGTCGCGGCTATCTTGGCATGCTCGCCGTACACCCCGCGCATCAACGCGGTGGACTGGGTCGCCAAATGCTCGCAGCCGCCGAAGATCGTTTTCGCATGCAGGGATGCCAAGCAATCGATATAACGGTCCTGAGCCTTCGCCCTGAATTGCTGCCCATCTACCGGCGCTTCGGCTTCGTCGAAACCGGCGTAGAGAAATTCCACCCAACGCAGCCGCTGAAAGACGGCAAAGATTGCCACTGCATCATCATGTCGAAGACCATATGA
- a CDS encoding DinB family protein codes for MLSTIEGLVRHKAWANTRLLHAIQQHPAAAEDVELRKMLHHILVSNRFWLLTILGRNFVREDEMQIPSDLATIIERFNEIEHLESEWLSKAELSDLDCTLETRSSRLGIDVSVQQAILQICMHTQGHRAQCATRLRALGGTPPGTDYVLWIKEPRS; via the coding sequence ATGCTATCCACAATTGAAGGCCTGGTCCGCCACAAGGCGTGGGCCAATACCAGGCTGTTGCATGCAATCCAGCAACATCCAGCCGCCGCCGAAGACGTAGAACTTCGCAAAATGCTTCATCACATCCTCGTCTCTAACCGCTTCTGGCTTCTCACCATCCTCGGGCGCAACTTCGTGCGCGAAGACGAGATGCAAATTCCAAGCGATCTCGCCACCATTATCGAGCGATTCAACGAGATTGAACACCTCGAATCCGAGTGGCTTTCAAAAGCAGAACTATCAGATCTCGATTGCACTTTGGAAACTCGCTCGTCTCGACTCGGAATCGATGTCTCGGTGCAGCAGGCGATTCTGCAGATCTGCATGCACACCCAGGGACATCGCGCTCAATGCGCCACACGCCTTCGCGCACTTGGCGGAACGCCTCCCGGCACCGACTATGTTTTGTGGATTAAAGAACCGCGTTCATAA
- a CDS encoding DinB family protein, which translates to MQQTEILEILQKLQNGRDALGEALRGVDDAEASRKAASGGWSILECVEHMVESERYLLTRLHAAEHSNQPFEKSRREGKIAMLAADRSRRIEAPEQAHPKGKFATLSEAVAAFDATRNEVVRWVENCKGDPRCMLTDHPLIVGPVTCSETLTMIAAHPARHAQQIGEIRNACRK; encoded by the coding sequence ATGCAACAGACGGAAATACTCGAGATTTTGCAGAAGCTTCAAAATGGTCGCGACGCGCTGGGCGAGGCGCTGCGAGGCGTAGATGATGCCGAGGCATCCCGCAAGGCTGCTTCGGGCGGATGGTCGATTCTCGAATGCGTTGAACATATGGTTGAGTCGGAGCGGTACCTGCTGACCCGCTTGCATGCGGCCGAACACTCCAACCAACCTTTTGAGAAATCGAGGCGGGAAGGTAAGATCGCGATGCTTGCAGCGGATCGCAGCCGGCGAATCGAGGCGCCGGAGCAGGCGCATCCGAAGGGGAAGTTTGCAACATTGAGCGAGGCAGTAGCGGCATTCGATGCGACCCGGAACGAAGTGGTGCGCTGGGTGGAGAATTGCAAGGGCGATCCCCGCTGTATGTTAACGGACCATCCGCTCATTGTTGGACCGGTGACGTGCTCGGAAACTCTGACCATGATTGCGGCGCACCCCGCGCGGCATGCGCAGCAGATTGGGGAGATCCGCAACGCCTGCCGCAAATAG
- a CDS encoding DUF177 domain-containing protein, whose amino-acid sequence MTRTALRLTLKLMEFKVVELEREPIEFDLALPPGQVDLGDEAKQLGNLATSGLAEVLHEHRGPKDIVADIRLRGKFAGKFEVPCARCVEPVEIPLDSDFDLIFRPVVADSEPTERSITAPETEIGYYQRDSLLLEDVLREQVLLSLPVRTLCKPDCKGLCPRCGQNRNSQDCSCDEGPSDPRWEALSGLRSQIKSSK is encoded by the coding sequence TTGACGCGCACAGCGCTGCGCCTTACGCTGAAACTTATGGAATTCAAAGTTGTTGAGCTGGAGCGGGAGCCGATCGAATTTGATCTGGCGCTGCCGCCGGGCCAGGTGGACTTGGGGGATGAAGCCAAGCAACTGGGCAATTTGGCGACCTCCGGGCTTGCCGAGGTCCTGCACGAACACCGGGGTCCAAAGGACATCGTGGCCGACATCCGGCTGCGGGGGAAGTTTGCGGGTAAGTTTGAGGTTCCTTGCGCGAGGTGTGTTGAGCCTGTGGAAATCCCGCTCGACTCGGACTTTGATTTGATCTTCCGGCCGGTTGTGGCGGACTCCGAGCCTACGGAGCGGTCGATAACGGCGCCGGAGACGGAAATCGGTTATTATCAGAGAGACAGTCTTTTGCTTGAGGATGTGCTGCGCGAGCAGGTGCTTTTGTCCCTGCCGGTCAGAACGCTGTGCAAGCCTGACTGCAAAGGACTTTGCCCGCGCTGTGGTCAGAACCGCAATAGCCAGGATTGCTCCTGCGATGAGGGTCCATCGGACCCCCGCTGGGAGGCGCTTTCCGGGCTACGCAGCCAGATAAAGTCCTCAAAATAA
- the rpmF gene encoding 50S ribosomal protein L32 produces MPNPKRRHSTRRTALRRSHDFLTATGVSECPNCHEKKLPHRACAKCGEYKGRAVLETKEAAK; encoded by the coding sequence ATGCCCAATCCGAAAAGGCGCCATTCGACGCGTCGCACCGCTCTTCGCCGCTCCCACGACTTTCTTACTGCAACCGGAGTTTCGGAGTGCCCCAACTGCCACGAAAAGAAGCTCCCCCACCGTGCCTGCGCCAAGTGCGGCGAGTACAAGGGCCGCGCGGTTCTGGAGACGAAGGAAGCCGCGAAGTAA
- the plsX gene encoding phosphate acyltransferase PlsX, which produces MLVDIVLDAVGSDKAPEPEIKGAIMACRELPVRVHLVGPSSELRDLLDEHLENEELPIVIHHASERIGMEEKAASAVRSKRDSSMRVGLKLVREGKAKGFVTAGNTGAAMATAKMVLGALPGVDRPALATPMPSSTGNPCVLLDVGANVDCKPHNLEQFAVMGEMYARSVLKIAHPRVGLLSIGEEESKGNDLTREAFPLLKALPIKFIGNVEGRDIFSGQADVIVCDGFVGNVALKTSEGVGRFVRDVLRESLTRTVTAKVGALLSRQAFNDFRRRLDYREYGGAQLLGVRGVCVIGHGSSNDRAIFNGIRVAYEFAHAGTNERIEQEFMRRPHRKPGHADDDAADATIH; this is translated from the coding sequence ATGCTCGTCGACATCGTTCTTGATGCAGTCGGTTCCGATAAGGCGCCCGAGCCCGAGATCAAGGGCGCGATCATGGCTTGTCGTGAACTCCCCGTCCGGGTACACCTTGTCGGGCCATCTTCAGAACTTCGGGATCTACTGGACGAGCACCTCGAGAACGAGGAACTGCCCATTGTGATCCACCATGCTTCGGAACGGATCGGCATGGAGGAGAAGGCAGCGAGTGCGGTTCGCAGCAAGCGCGACAGTTCGATGCGTGTCGGTTTGAAGCTGGTACGCGAGGGCAAGGCCAAGGGATTTGTGACGGCAGGCAATACAGGCGCTGCGATGGCTACGGCCAAGATGGTGCTGGGTGCACTGCCGGGTGTGGACCGGCCGGCGCTCGCCACACCAATGCCGAGTTCTACCGGTAATCCGTGCGTGTTGCTGGACGTTGGTGCGAACGTGGATTGCAAGCCGCACAACCTGGAACAATTTGCAGTGATGGGCGAAATGTACGCCCGGAGCGTGCTGAAGATTGCGCATCCACGCGTTGGACTGCTTTCGATTGGCGAGGAAGAGTCCAAGGGAAACGATCTGACCCGCGAGGCGTTTCCGCTGTTGAAGGCATTGCCGATTAAATTCATCGGCAATGTGGAAGGGCGCGACATCTTCAGCGGGCAGGCGGACGTGATTGTCTGTGATGGTTTCGTAGGAAATGTGGCGTTGAAGACAAGCGAGGGCGTGGGGCGATTTGTGCGCGACGTGCTGCGCGAGTCGCTGACCCGGACGGTTACCGCAAAGGTTGGCGCGCTGCTCTCGCGGCAGGCGTTCAATGACTTCCGTCGACGGCTGGACTATCGCGAATACGGCGGCGCGCAGTTGCTTGGCGTGCGCGGGGTTTGCGTGATCGGACATGGGTCGTCGAACGATCGCGCGATCTTTAATGGGATTCGCGTGGCCTATGAATTTGCGCATGCGGGTACGAATGAGCGCATCGAACAGGAATTCATGCGCAGGCCACATCGCAAGCCCGGACATGCGGACGACGACGCTGCGGACGCCACGATTCACTAG
- a CDS encoding APC family permease has protein sequence MATAKLKRALGFRDLLLFYVASGLSLRWIATAAASGPSAIAVWLTALLGFFVPLAACVLDMSARYPAEGGLYIWTREAFGPFSAFISAWTYWMSNLPYFPSVLFFAASSLLYLGGPMQKLAESQTYFLVFTVVMLGLITILNVVGLGTGKWLNNLGAIGGMIPALVLIGLGLFSFMRFGSATHFTLSAMVPRPGMKNLIFLSTIFFAFGGCEAGSFMGDEIREPRRVIPRSLFIAGLILGLGYIAGTLSMLVALPAEKISGLGGFMTAVDFLAGRLSFGFLVVPIAVLVAVSNVGAASAYLSSTARLPFVAGVHRYLPAAFGRIHSRFGTPYVAIISYGAAGILFGLLGQAGASIHGAYDMLVSMAVITYFIPYLFLFASAIRLQNQPLPEGSLRLPGGRRTIIPLAYVGLLSTACTIVLSLFPAEDDAHPMMTFLKVVVMTLVLLGLGIAVYRSSLRRQEMDFERNTE, from the coding sequence TTGGCAACGGCAAAACTGAAGCGGGCGCTCGGCTTTCGCGATCTTCTCCTGTTCTACGTTGCTTCCGGACTGAGTTTGCGCTGGATTGCGACTGCGGCTGCCAGCGGGCCTTCTGCGATTGCGGTGTGGCTGACAGCGCTGCTGGGATTCTTTGTACCACTGGCTGCGTGTGTTCTGGATATGTCTGCGCGGTACCCAGCGGAGGGCGGACTTTACATCTGGACGCGTGAAGCCTTCGGGCCATTCTCCGCATTTATTTCTGCGTGGACTTACTGGATGAGCAACCTGCCTTATTTTCCTTCGGTGCTATTTTTTGCAGCGAGCAGCCTGCTCTATCTTGGCGGCCCGATGCAGAAGCTTGCGGAGTCACAGACCTACTTTCTAGTTTTTACGGTCGTGATGCTGGGGCTGATCACGATTTTGAATGTTGTGGGGCTGGGCACCGGAAAATGGCTGAACAACCTGGGAGCGATTGGCGGGATGATTCCCGCCCTGGTCCTGATTGGGCTGGGACTTTTTTCGTTCATGCGGTTTGGGTCGGCTACGCATTTCACATTGAGTGCGATGGTGCCGCGCCCGGGAATGAAGAACCTGATTTTTCTTTCGACGATCTTCTTTGCGTTTGGAGGGTGTGAGGCCGGATCGTTTATGGGGGACGAAATTCGCGAACCGCGTCGTGTGATTCCGCGTTCTCTTTTTATTGCGGGGCTAATCCTTGGACTTGGATATATTGCGGGAACCTTGTCGATGCTGGTGGCGTTGCCTGCGGAGAAGATCAGTGGACTGGGCGGTTTTATGACTGCGGTCGACTTTCTGGCAGGGCGATTGAGCTTTGGATTCCTGGTCGTGCCGATCGCGGTGCTGGTGGCCGTGAGTAACGTTGGTGCGGCCAGCGCTTACCTGTCGTCGACCGCTCGACTGCCTTTTGTTGCCGGTGTACATCGGTATCTGCCGGCCGCTTTCGGGCGGATCCATTCGCGGTTCGGCACTCCATATGTCGCGATTATTTCTTACGGAGCGGCGGGGATTCTGTTCGGGCTGCTGGGGCAAGCGGGCGCGAGTATCCACGGCGCTTACGACATGCTTGTAAGCATGGCCGTGATTACTTATTTCATTCCTTACTTGTTCTTGTTTGCATCGGCGATCCGGCTGCAGAATCAGCCATTGCCGGAGGGTTCGCTTCGATTGCCAGGCGGGAGACGGACGATAATTCCGCTGGCTTATGTTGGCCTGCTGTCGACGGCCTGCACGATTGTGTTGTCGCTTTTTCCGGCGGAGGACGATGCGCATCCGATGATGACATTTCTCAAGGTCGTGGTCATGACGCTTGTCCTGCTGGGCTTGGGAATTGCGGTTTACCGTTCGAGTCTTCGCCGTCAGGAGATGGATTTTGAAAGGAATACTGAATGA
- a CDS encoding SRPBCC family protein: MSRDLKELLDLYNENAPLEEAFTIPAPWYLDADVELAESAQVFGRNWIAVGRVDQVAAEGQFFTVEIAGEPLVIVRGADGGLRGFYNVCRHHAAAVANVPCGTVQHLRCPYHGWTYGLDGTLKGAPEFAGVCNFDRAANGLVPVRVVTWEQFIFVTLDADAPDLMTSLGDLPARVSPLEIGKLRLFERKTYTLACNWKVYVDNYLDGGYHVPHLHKGLNSVLDYKEYTIENSARYSLQSSPMVSSQEHESFAATRTGDRAYYYWLYPNFMINIYEGVMDTNLVLPLGVDRCMVQFDFYFADVSEGARAANAESVAVSDRIQDEDVDICESVQRGLRSRAYGAGRLSVRREGGEHLFHRLLASDLCRAV, translated from the coding sequence ATGAGTCGAGACCTCAAGGAGTTACTGGATCTGTATAACGAGAATGCGCCTCTCGAAGAAGCGTTCACGATTCCTGCACCGTGGTATCTGGATGCAGATGTTGAGTTGGCAGAGAGCGCGCAGGTGTTTGGGCGCAACTGGATTGCGGTGGGACGTGTGGACCAGGTAGCGGCCGAGGGGCAGTTCTTCACGGTGGAGATAGCTGGCGAGCCGCTAGTGATTGTTCGTGGCGCTGATGGAGGGCTTCGCGGGTTTTACAACGTTTGCCGACATCATGCAGCCGCGGTGGCCAATGTGCCATGCGGAACGGTGCAGCATCTGCGCTGTCCTTACCATGGCTGGACGTATGGGCTGGACGGAACGCTGAAGGGTGCGCCGGAGTTTGCGGGCGTTTGTAATTTTGATCGCGCGGCGAACGGGCTGGTTCCTGTGCGCGTGGTTACGTGGGAGCAGTTCATCTTTGTGACGCTGGATGCGGATGCGCCGGATCTGATGACGTCGCTTGGAGATTTGCCTGCGCGGGTTTCGCCGTTGGAGATTGGTAAGTTGCGGTTATTCGAACGCAAGACTTATACGCTCGCCTGCAACTGGAAGGTGTACGTCGATAACTATCTCGACGGCGGATACCACGTGCCGCACTTGCACAAGGGACTGAACAGCGTGCTCGATTACAAGGAATACACGATTGAAAACAGCGCTCGGTATTCGTTGCAGTCGAGCCCGATGGTGAGTTCGCAGGAGCATGAATCGTTTGCAGCGACGCGTACGGGGGATCGTGCTTACTACTACTGGCTGTATCCGAATTTCATGATCAATATTTACGAGGGCGTGATGGATACGAATCTGGTGTTGCCGCTGGGCGTCGATCGGTGCATGGTGCAGTTTGATTTTTACTTTGCCGACGTGAGTGAAGGTGCGCGTGCGGCGAATGCGGAGAGCGTCGCGGTGAGCGATCGGATTCAGGATGAGGATGTGGATATCTGCGAGTCGGTGCAACGGGGTTTACGATCGCGGGCTTATGGGGCGGGTCGGTTGTCGGTGCGGCGCGAGGGCGGCGAGCATTTGTTTCATCGGCTGCTGGCCTCTGACTTATGCCGGGCGGTTTGA